One Callithrix jacchus isolate 240 chromosome 4, calJac240_pri, whole genome shotgun sequence genomic window, TAGAGAATTCCAACAAAACTTAGGCCCTGCCACACCACCATGTCTCCCTGTCCTCCCTGAAGGAGTCCAATTTCTGAAACAAAGGAAACTATATATGATAGTATAAAACTATATATGAGaaggaaaatatatatgataatcCATTCTAAGGTTATCTTATTGATTAGAAGATATTAAAGTATGGGTTGACAGTGCCTAGCAGTATCTGCTGGTAGTATGAATTTGGTCGGTTCCTGAGACTAATTCCTGAGACTGAGCCTccatttctgtaaaatggagacaataagaCAATTTGCATTACAGTGCTgaagaattttacataaatgataaattaaaaaagaaaaagaattttacataATAATTCAGATCAACCACTTCACATGGTACTTGACCCATGGAAAACTCAGTACTTCTCAATTCATAGGGTGCTCCTGCAGAGATGTGAATAGAGTGGTAAGATGATGAAGAAGGCCACATATAATTTGAAAAAGCACGGCCAGTGATCTGAGGCAGATTTATCATGAAACTCAAGTGTTTGGACCTACACTTCCAACGTGCTCAGAGGGACCCTACGAATGGGttactttccctttttaaaatttgcattttaatcacAGATAGTCAcaactgttatttatttctactcaATCCTCCTTTCTGTTAAAATTCACCATTGTCTGATTATGTTGGAATGCTGATGAAAATACTTGAAATTTGAGTAAGAGAAAATTCAGCTGAAGATATATCTAGTATGGGGATAAGTTATGTGATTtgcatatgtgttcatgtgtagTTCATTCCTTACTGGTTAACATGATGTAAGAATGGCTTCAAGGAATGTTCTACTGCTCACTAGAGTAACTCACCTGGCAAGATAACTTCCTGGCAAGATACAGGTCTAGATAACATATTATGACGTCTAAGTATTCAAAACACCTTCCCAGCACTGAGCGTGAGCATCTAAGGGAGAGTACAAATGTATGGAGCCAGAAGCTTGTCTGGAAATAATTCTTAGAAACTTTATAACTTATATATGAAAGGAGCTTGACAGAGGATTTTCCAAATTTGAAAACAATCCTAAAAACTTACTTGACATTACCAATGTGTTTTGAAATTGAAACTCTTCTAAGTTATCAGGAAAACAAATTATCATCAGCTACACTGGAGGAAAGATGGAATTTTCTATTACCTATAGacaatattacaaaataatttcgATCTGGAGATGGAATCAGTATTCAGTCCAAACTATAGGAAAATACACATTGTAGTGTCATattcagaagttaaaaaaatacattatttttagaaatttgtgATATGTTATTTCATCTgcttttataaatttgaaatttgattttttaaattataaattaatatttactgtCTACactacttttgcatttttagttttatcttaTAGGTTTTAATGGTTAACAAGTTGTAAAAGCTTTGAGCACCAGGAAACCTTGATCTATCCCATCATATCAAATCTTGTATACTAGCATTTACAAGATTTAAGAAATtagcatttaaataaatttttaaatattaaaagggTACATGGATAAAAGAGCTTTGCAGTTGCTTATCCTTCATTATCTCAAGGCGCCCCGGATTTTAAGCAATGGCTGCATAATCTTTGGTTGACTATAGGCAAATCTTGTGTATTTCTTGTTATATAAACCTATCTAGTGGACTTCGGGCAGTGTGTACTGAGGCCTCCGCCTGAGCTGACTCCACTTCTAGCATACCAATTTCAGTACCGAATGTTGGAGTCAGACGTTAATGTTGCAGGACTTTAGAAAATATGAACTTTGACCTAACGACTTAATGATACTGTCAGACCTAAAAACCGTTAGGCGAATTAAAAGCAGTGATGGCACTGCCAGGAGCCTATTTTATTCAAAACGTGTTAGTAATACACATCCTATGAGACAAGACACCTAATATTTAGCAAGGGCAAGTCTTGAGTCAATTGTTTTCCATAAATACGACCCTTCCAAATGAAAAGGCTGTAGGTAAACTCACCAGCACTGTTACTGAAAACCATTAGTTTTCACTAACACACCTTTAAAAACCTTTACATGTTCTAGGCATTGATGGGACAACCGAATTGGTTACAACTGTTTAAGTGAAATTTTAAGTGGCTCTGAAAAGAGCCTTTTCAATTAGGGGTAAATGGGCAGATTTACGCCCTTTCCCCACGGATGCGACGTGCCAACTGGATATCTTTGGGCATGATAGTGACGCGTTTAGCGTGAATAGCACACAGGTTGGTGTCTTCGAAGAGCCCCACCAGGTAGGCCTCGCAGGCCTCCTGCAGCGCCATCACCGCAGAGCTCTGGAAGCGCAGGtcggtcttgaaatcctgggcgaTTTCCCTCACGAGACGCTGGAACGGCAGCTTCCGGATTAACAGCTCAGTGGACTTCTGGTAGCGGCGAATTTCGCGCAAAGCGACGGTGCCGGGACGGTAGCGGTGCGGCTTCTTCACTCCGCCAGTGGCCGGAGCGCTCTTGCGGGCCGCTTTGGTGGCAAGCTGTTTGCGCGGCGCTTTGCCGCCGGTGGACTTGCGAGCTGTCTGCTTCGTACGAGCCATTTGCAACGGAAGCCGACTCAAAAACGCAGTCAGAGAAGTTGCCTTTATATAGAGTGAGAAACATTCTGATTGGGCCTGTGATATTTCAAAAGTCCCGCGCGATAAAATCATTGGCTGAAGAGTGGCCCTCACTGATTGGTTCATTACTAGACAATCTTATTGGATGAACTGTCCACAGCCCGCCTGGTCCTTTTTCAGTTATCTGAAGCGATATTATCTTAAATTCTAGTTTATCCAGTACCCAAGAACAGTATGCATAACAAAGCATCTAAGGattgttaaaatgtaaattacgACTCGGTAAGTTTGAGTCGGACTTtaaattctgcatttctgaccGTCTCGCCAGTTATCAATGCTGGTGAATACTCACTAGACTACCAGAAACGTTTACTGACTCGTTTGAAAATGCTTCAATTCAGAGAATGAAAATTCTACGTTACTAGCCAACAGCAAGTGTCCTTGCCCTTTGTTATCCAAGTCCAAGTCACATTCCCACCCTGCTTGTTctcaaaatgtcttattttggttTGCCCTGAGTTTCACTTTGTTTACTCTACAGTGTTATTTCTTACGGCATTATTTTCTCGAAACTTTTTAATACCAGTAGgctggggacggtggctcactcctgtaatctcaacatttgtGGAAGGCCAGGGGACAATGGGAGGCGTTCAAGACGACcctggcatggtgaaaccccgtctcaaataaaaatacaaaatttagctgggtgtgttagcaggcgcctgtaatcctagctacacagtgaggctaaggcatgagaatcgcctcCGGGAGCCGGAAATTGCAGAGCCGATttcgcgccgctgcactccaccctgggtgatagagcgaaaactgtctcaaaataaaccaaaacaaaccaaaccgAAAAAATACCAAGTCAGATACCATCCTTTTTCGTGAAACTGCGGACGGCTCTGAAAAAATTCCGTTTCAAGTGTAAGGTACGTTTTCTGGTATGAGAGAACTTTACTTGCCCTCATCCTTGATAGCTGTTTTCTGGAGCAGGACTTAAATTGTCCTGAAAATTGGCCAGGACACAGCCCTGAGCGATAATGACTCTGGCCCAGCAGCTTGTTAAGCTCCCGGTCGCTGCAGATGGCCACCTGCAGGTAGCGCGGGATGATGCGGGTCTGGTTTTCACTACGGCGTTGCCCGCCAGCTCCAGGACCTCGGCGGCCAGGTACTCCAGGTACACCGGCGCGCCGGCTCCGACCGGCTCAGCGTAATTGCCCTTTCGAAAAAGACGACGGACTCTGCCCTACTGGAAACTGCAAGCTCGCTGGCAGACAACAAGTTTCTGCTTTAGCTCGAGTTTTATCTCCCTGTTTTCCACATACGGACATAGCAATCTATGCAAACAGCAAAATCTTGTTAGCTCTTCAACAAATCCTTTTATACAAAGTGGAAGGCTGCAATAAGAAGCTATCCTATTTGTCAGTTATGTTGGGTTTCTGTGTCCGTTAGAAAAAAAAGAACGTAATTTCCGTATTTGCATAAACCCCACCCCTCTGTGAAATTGTTTCTTTTGTCCAATGAGAAGTGACAACTCTTAAACCATCATTTGAATTTCAGGACTATAAATATATGGACTCTGAACTGTTCTCTCTGCTACTCCGTCCTGGAGCGTGCTGTTAGCGTTTCTCTTCTGCTTCAGAAAAGCAATGCCCGAACCCTCTAAATCTGCTCCAGCTCCTAAAAAGGGCTCTAAGAAAGCCATCACTAAAGCGCAGAAGAAGGATGGTAAGAAGCGCAAGCGCAGCCGCAAGGAGAGCTACTCCATCTACGTGTACAAGGTGCTGAAGCAGGTGCACCCCGACACCGGCATCTCCTCCAAGGCCATGGGGATCATGAACTCCTTCGTCAACGACATCTTCGAGCGCATCGCGGGCGAGGCTTCCCGCCTGGCGCATTACAACAAGCGCTCGACCATCACCTCCAGGGAGATCCAGACGGCCGTGCGCCTGCTGCTGCCTGGGGAGCTGGCCAAGCACGCCGTGTCGGAGGGCACCAAGGCCGTCACCAAGTACACCAGCTCCAAATAAGTGCTTGTGTAGGCACCTCCAAATTCAAAGGCTCTTTTCAGAGCCACCTACTTTGTCAAAAACAGAGCTATAACCATAACCCTGTTAGAGTGGTGCTATTGCTGTTCTGTTTTCGTTCTACAGGATCACCTGGAAAGTTAGCGAAGGCAAGTTGTAGAGCCAAGGTTAAATTGGACGGGGTCAGGCACGGAGGCACAATCCTTCAACCccagcacttgaggtcaggagtttgaaaccaccctgacCAAGATGCTAAatctccgtctctactaaaaacacaaatgttagccaggcatgatggcatatgcctgtaatcccagccactcgggaagctgaggcaggagaatcgcttgaacccgggaggcggacattgcagtaagccgagatcgagctactgcactctagtctgggaaaGAGACACGTGGAGGGTCCTTCGGCTTTAAGGAATACGCACCCCGAATAAGGCTTTCTCATCTTCATTTAACAGACTTTGTCCCCCCTCGGTAAGCCTTCGGGTAGACTAATTCCTTTCATACGGTCACTACTCCCTGCCTGTACTGGCACAGGAAACTAATTTCCTTCCTGAGTAATGAAGCAGATAATGGAATTCAGGGTACAGTGTTTCTGTGGAGGTCATTGGTCGTTAACCCCTTGTGAGATACGGGGGAGGGGGGCAGAAAAGTCTAAGCGATGAGGGCATATAGGCATATTTGCTCCTGCAGCTTGCCTACGCGGTAAATTCTTAATCGAAGTCTGATTTCCCGGCCTCCTTTATGGGGTATATTTCCTGCTCTACAAAATGAAATTGTAGTGGTTTCccgttattgttgtttgtttgtttgtttgcttattttgagacggagtcccgctctcttcaggctagagtgcagtggtgcgctcggctcactgcaacctctgcctcccggattcaagcgattctccttcctcagactcccgagtagctgggactacaggctcgagcAACCACGCACAGCTAAATTTTTAGccgagaaggggtttcaccatgtgggccaggctgctctccatctactgacctcgtgatccgcccacctcggcctcccaaagtgatgagattacaggcctgagccacggcgcccggcccttCCCTTATTGTTTATCAATGACAACAGTTTATGTAGCGTGCGTATTTCATGCATCCCAGAAATCAGGATTTCCATTTCCTAGGCCGCTTAACTTTCAAATTTCCAGCTCTGCGAGAGAAGAAGGGGTTTAAATTTTGTGCCCTTCCACATCTGGCGCCACTGCAAATCTTACTAGGAGGACCCTACTTGGAGAGGGAAACTTTTTTCGAGGAATCTGGGATGCCAAAGACAATATAGCTACAAAAAGGTAGGAAGGGCACTGGTTGAGGAGGAGGAGTCAATGGGCCTCCCCTGAGTCTGGGGCTTGGGGAAGAAATGCAAGAAGAAAAGACATCTGTTGACTGCTCACTAAGTAGGAGTGGGTGGGGGAATCAGAGGGGAGCATTCTGAGGGAATTTATGGGCATTATGTGTAGGTAACATTCAGCAGTGTCTTTGGATGAAGAAATAGAGTTTCtcaaacagtttttatttttgttttgagacaggatcttgctctgttgcccgggcgccatcatagctcactgcagtctcggcttcccagctcaagcgatcctcttacctcagtccCTTGAGTAGCAGGAACTATAGAAACGCGCcgccacacttggttaatttttttaccttttgtgGAGACaaagggtcttcctatgttgcccaggctggtcttgaactactgggctcaagctatcctctggccttggcctcccaaagtgctgggatgacaggaatgAGTCATAACGTCCGGCccagatttaatttttaagaatattttagggccaggcacggtgactcacgcctgtaatcccagcactttgggaggctggggcggggggtgggaaacggggatcacaggtcaggagttcaagaccagcctggccatcactgTGAAATCCCATGTGtagtacaaaaaaatacaaaaattagcttggcttggtggcaggtgcctgcaatcccagctacttgggaggctgaaacagagaactgcttaaaccctggaggcagacgttgcaaagagctgagatcatgtcactgcactccagcctgggctacagagcgagactccatctcaaaaaaaagaatgttttaaaacagGTTCTCAGCCGAGTGTgatgtagctcatgcctgtaatccccgcaccttaggaggccaaggtgggaggattgcttgagcccaggagtccaccAGTGTAGGCTActaagtgagaccttgtctccacaaaaaatttaaaagttaacccaggcgtggtggcacgtttctgtaatcccagctactggggagactgaggtgggagaatcacttgagcctggaaggcagagattgcagctagctgtgatggtgccagtgcactccagcctgggtgaggagctagaccctgtctcaaaaaaaataaaaaaataaaaaaatctgaatgtcACCCAAACTCTCAATGACCAACTGTATGTGAAGCACTTCCCATCCTAGTACTGTATATGCAAACTATTGTTGTGAAAGAGACGCTTGgcttaaaaatcaataatttttttaaattataaaacaaacaccTTCCCCCAAAATATTACTAAGGAATTGAGACTGCATTTTAAGAAACTGATCTTCCCTAGAGGAGTAAGACCTGATAATATTAGCATTTCAAAATGAACTTTTCGGctaggtgtggtgcctcacgtctgtaaatcccagcactttgggacgctgaggcaggtggatcacttgagctcagcagttcaagaccagcctgggaaacagggcaaaaatcccatctctacaaaaggatacaaaaaatcagctgggcgtggcggcgtatgcctatagttccagctactgaggaggccgaggtgggataatcagttgagcctgggaggcagaggttgcagcaagccaagacagtgctactgcactccaacctgaaaaCAGaatgagcaacagagtgagaaaaaaccACCACCCCCCAAAAGAAAACCCGGCatgacttgtttaaaaaaattaaatttaaaaactatgaaCTTTGGACGTCAAAATTGTTTTGTCATACTATCTTTCATAAATGTTgttgcctgcctgccttcttccTTTGTTACAGAACTCCAACACTTCCCCAAAGGTAGCTGTTGGGTCAGGATTTCTGCACTGCAGTCCCTTCTATGGTCGCCAGAAATATGTTACAGGAAAGaagtcccaatccagaccccaggagagggttcttggatcttgcccAAGAAAGAGTTCAGGACCTGTCTGCAATGCAAAGTTTACtaagaaagtaaagtggtgaAAGGACAGCTACTCCATAGATAGAGCAGGACGTTCCAGAAAGTAAGAGGAGGAAGGCATCCACCCTCGGTACAATGCCTGTACGTGTGCGGAGATGTGCTCTGCCACAAGGGTTTTGATAAAGGATTCATTTTCTTGGttactatattttgcaagaatcGACATTATTATCTTTAAACAAAATTAGGAATGTCTTTGTTCTCCAGATATCAGGATATCCGGACACTcccaagtctgggtctgtttagtaaacattattaatttgttcCCTTAACCATAAACATCTAGAGGCAAAGAATGCCTGGctttctgggaatgcagcccagcaaggCCCAGCCTCGTTTTCCGAGCACTCGCCCAGAATGGAGTCGCTCATGCTGTAATACCTCTGACAcccttctcctcttttttcttctttctttccttccttccttttctctttgaaatAAGAAATCAAGAATACTTGGTGTTTTATCTAAAACAGTACCTATAAATGACAACCCAACACACAAACCTAGGTCTTCTAAACTCAAAGCTAGGATGTGTTGCCGCATCTGCTAGTACTCGGCTGATCTTTAATAAGTGAATACGTGGTGTTCGCACCAACGGCTTGAGACAGCTAGcgtgactcgccccatcttggctgctggacctatctgtaCTCCCCCCTCTTGAGGGTCATCGAGCTGAGACAAAGGTCTCAGGTTGAGTCACTGAGGCataaacagaatgcaaagcaaaggtctgcagtttatgaggacattgtgctgtctgctttcatgtccctatcagtctctgtgtaagcaataaacttgctgcaattgagatgcctaagagggacaagagacccctgctcatattttccctggagctaagcctttgatctaactcctgatggaaaacaggattaacaagccaccttaagggcaccattgtttgcttgcactgtgtatctttgaaaaacataaactgctttgtaaactaatatcacaagcccccttaaactgctttgtgagcggttagcacaagcccctgataactattttttatggagtttctatttcctttctgtttaccacttttctgctgagataaagtaaatgtaacaagaaaaaaggtataaaagctgtaacccacaagaataaactTGCTGCGTTTTGACCATAAGTTacacagacctccagactccgctttacttttttctttcacttccgtgcactctccccctcaggttgaacgagacatctacgttggcggtcttgggcactcccgcaggtcggtagccccctggcagacgtgccggaccccaacaagTGAATAGGTACTTTTCTTTAACAAAATCAGATTCCTGGACTCCATAAGGagagaaaataaggcagaaatgCTCATTAACCTTCCCAGTTGATTCTGAGGAGGCTCCAACTTTCAACACAGCAAGACCGGGGTCCAGCCCATCACCCTGAGCGAAGCGAGAAGGGTTTATACACCCCTTCCCTAATAAACTCCAACTTTTTCCCCAGAGCTGCAGTCTCTGATTacaaagcaaaagagagaaaagtaacCTGTACTTCTCTC contains:
- the LOC144582000 gene encoding histone H3.1 is translated as MARTKQTARKSTGGKAPRKQLATKAARKSAPATGGVKKPHRYRPGTVALREIRRYQKSTELLIRKLPFQRLVREIAQDFKTDLRFQSSAVMALQEACEAYLVGLFEDTNLCAIHAKRVTIMPKDIQLARRIRGERA
- the LOC100401345 gene encoding histone H2B type 1-B, producing MPEPSKSAPAPKKGSKKAITKAQKKDGKKRKRSRKESYSIYVYKVLKQVHPDTGISSKAMGIMNSFVNDIFERIAGEASRLAHYNKRSTITSREIQTAVRLLLPGELAKHAVSEGTKAVTKYTSSK